From the Cyanobium sp. M30B3 genome, the window GAGATCGTGGTTGCCCCCGATGGACGGCTGCGTCTCGAACCCCTGCGCCAGCTTGATCGATCGGCTCTGGTTGATGATCTGCGCGAGCTCCAGGCCACCATGCCCCTCACTCCCTCAGTGATGGAGGAATGCCGCTCCAGCGAACGCTGGTGAGTCCGTCCGCTCGATGATCTACCTCGATACAAGCGTGGTGGTGGCGCTGCTGACCCCGGAGGAGCGCAGCGCATCCGCCCTCGACTGGTTTGAGCAGTGCCGCGAACCCCTGACCAGCAGCGACTGGTTGATCACCGAGACCCACAGCGCCCTAGGCATCAAGCAGCGCCATCACGGTCTCAGCCCCCAGGCCCGCCAGGCCGCCGGGGAGCAGTTCGAGCGCCTGCTGCAGAGTGGTGTGGAACTGCGCTCGCTCGAACGCGATCGCTTCCGTCAGGCAGCCGAGCTGCTTGAGGATCCAGCCCTCGGCCTCCGTGCCGGTGATGCGCTGCATCTGGCGGTGGCGCTGTACAGCCACTGCACCCAGCTGGCCAGCTTCGATGGCCGGATGCTGCAAGCCGCAGCCTCCCTGGGGATGAGGCCAGCACTGGAGTCATCCACCAACCATTCAAGGCAAGGTCTCCAGAGGGAAGCTGAACTTAGGGGGCATCAAGGCTGATCCGCACTGGCTCCTGCCGGTCCGACAGGCGAGCATCAGCGAGGTGACTAAGTTTCAGGTCATCCACCAAGTCCGTCAGTTCTTCATAGGCCTTGGCCGGCACGCAGTAGAAAGCTGGCTTGTTGCGGCTGAGCACTGCGACGGCCATTCCTCCTCCCGCTGCCGTCGCCATGGGGGTCTATCGACGTGGCCCGTCGTAGCGGTCATGGTTGCGCCACCGATGTTGATATTGATTGACTTGTGTGAGCCTGGACGGCAGAGTCCGGAGCTTCGCGGCGAGGGGGCCTGTGATCCGCGTTTGCCATCGGGCCTGAATACGACTCAACACACGACCTTGCCTGAGGCCATGATCACGAA encodes:
- a CDS encoding type II toxin-antitoxin system VapC family toxin, whose amino-acid sequence is MIYLDTSVVVALLTPEERSASALDWFEQCREPLTSSDWLITETHSALGIKQRHHGLSPQARQAAGEQFERLLQSGVELRSLERDRFRQAAELLEDPALGLRAGDALHLAVALYSHCTQLASFDGRMLQAAASLGMRPALESSTNHSRQGLQREAELRGHQG
- a CDS encoding AbrB/MazE/SpoVT family DNA-binding domain-containing protein codes for the protein MTSSRSQAGSPDAGKHFHQAIRRWGNSLAVRLPADCLRQAGLREGDQIEIVVAPDGRLRLEPLRQLDRSALVDDLRELQATMPLTPSVMEECRSSERW